In Campylobacter sp. VBCF_01 NA2, one DNA window encodes the following:
- a CDS encoding L-seryl-tRNA selenium transferase codes for MKKSIIFTLLLSFLFFGCSTKRQYFDPGDDNITGKMAFNGSLPAEIVYAAKEGATLSNGAVITKSGVNENIKLNKNERFLGEYNGNFIATDTNGTTRVLGSDGSVKFERDLKRYALSGAIDGDDLALVMSDNSVMLFRLSSGAMVLDDKIGDAFAIDSRTAAPLFINQLVAYPALDGLVNIVERTGGRSVRDFVVSNQPFFNNITTLQARGDDLYAGTGTRLVLISPNGNKTYNRDIRNVLFDGDRIYLLLKDGTVELLDKNLNLIKSRKFTFAQLLEGVFSGEYLYIVERTGFVIRTDKNLQSEAIFELNDEIDSRAFSANSSFYYDDKVLNFAK; via the coding sequence ATGAAAAAATCAATCATATTTACACTTCTGCTTTCGTTTTTATTTTTCGGTTGTTCGACCAAACGCCAGTATTTCGACCCAGGCGATGACAATATCACAGGCAAAATGGCCTTTAACGGCTCGCTTCCAGCAGAGATTGTCTATGCTGCCAAAGAGGGCGCCACACTATCAAACGGCGCAGTTATCACCAAATCAGGCGTAAATGAAAATATCAAACTTAACAAAAACGAGCGATTTTTAGGCGAGTATAATGGAAATTTCATCGCCACAGACACAAACGGCACGACTAGGGTTTTGGGTAGCGATGGCAGTGTGAAATTTGAGCGAGATCTCAAACGCTATGCCCTAAGTGGCGCGATTGACGGCGATGATTTAGCACTTGTGATGAGCGATAATAGCGTAATGCTCTTTCGCCTAAGCTCGGGTGCTATGGTGCTAGATGATAAAATCGGCGACGCATTTGCCATAGATTCACGCACAGCCGCTCCACTTTTTATCAACCAATTAGTAGCCTACCCAGCCCTTGATGGCTTAGTAAATATCGTAGAGCGCACAGGTGGCCGCTCTGTGAGGGATTTCGTCGTATCAAATCAACCATTTTTTAACAACATAACCACGCTTCAAGCCCGTGGCGACGACCTTTATGCAGGCACAGGCACAAGGCTAGTTCTCATCAGCCCAAATGGCAACAAAACCTACAACCGCGACATTAGAAATGTCCTATTTGACGGCGATAGAATCTATCTTTTGCTAAAAGACGGCACGGTCGAGCTTTTGGATAAAAACCTAAATTTAATAAAATCTCGCAAATTTACCTTCGCTCAGCTATTAGAGGGTGTATTTAGCGGGGAATACCTTTATATCGTGGAGCGCACAGGTTTTGTTATCCGCACGGATAAAAATCTGCAAAGCGAGGCGATTTTTGAGCTAAATGATGAGATTGACTCTCGCGCATTTAGCGCAAATTCATCATTTTACTACGATGATAAAGTGCTAAATTTTGCTAAGTAA
- a CDS encoding type III pantothenate kinase → MLLCDIGNTNAKFYDNGTTFAMGIDEFLNYEPIERVYCINVNARVQRKLNNPLFIDITHHFHINTTYQGLGIDRIVACSMVETGVIVDAGSAITVDVMEGGTHLGGFILPGIHAMLRTYGEISSVLDVNLSTKISLDSLPQKTSDAVNYGIFKPTILAIADIAGDKRIHFTGGDGAFLMRHFKNGVYDRDLIFRAMKNLISQKGLL, encoded by the coding sequence ATGCTTTTATGTGATATCGGCAACACAAATGCCAAATTTTATGATAACGGCACAACCTTTGCTATGGGTATCGACGAGTTTTTGAACTACGAACCAATCGAGAGAGTGTATTGTATAAATGTAAATGCCAGAGTGCAACGCAAGCTAAACAATCCCCTATTTATCGACATTACGCACCATTTCCACATAAACACCACCTACCAAGGGCTAGGAATCGATAGAATCGTCGCGTGCAGTATGGTCGAAACCGGTGTCATCGTCGATGCAGGCAGCGCTATCACGGTCGATGTCATGGAAGGTGGCACCCACCTTGGCGGATTTATCCTGCCTGGAATCCACGCTATGCTTCGCACTTATGGCGAAATTTCATCTGTTTTAGATGTCAATCTCTCGACGAAAATTTCCCTAGACTCGCTTCCACAAAAAACAAGCGACGCCGTGAATTACGGCATTTTCAAGCCCACAATCCTAGCCATAGCCGACATTGCCGGCGATAAACGCATACACTTTACCGGCGGGGACGGCGCGTTTTTAATGCGACATTTCAAAAACGGCGTTTATGATAGGGATTTGATTTTCCGCGCTATGAAAAATTTAATCTCACAAAAAGGACTTTTATGA
- the hisG gene encoding ATP phosphoribosyltransferase, protein MITIALPKGRIADDTLKIFKSIFGLEFAFEDRKLIMQEGDFKFLYVRNQDIPTYVVGGAADIGVVGLDVLEEHKPDVLRLLDLKIGKCRVCVGVPNETELDYNTPGIKIATKMPNITREYFATKAVATQVIKLYGSIELAPIIGLSDAIVDVVETGATMKQNGLKVAEVIMHSSAHLIANKNSFVIKRDEILDLRDKIAKEIAGK, encoded by the coding sequence ATGATTACGATTGCGCTACCAAAGGGTCGCATTGCCGATGATACACTCAAAATTTTTAAAAGCATTTTTGGGCTAGAATTTGCCTTTGAAGACCGCAAATTAATCATGCAAGAGGGTGATTTTAAATTTCTTTATGTCCGCAACCAAGACATTCCTACCTATGTCGTCGGAGGCGCAGCAGATATCGGCGTAGTGGGGCTAGATGTGCTCGAAGAGCACAAACCAGATGTTTTGCGCCTGCTAGATCTCAAAATCGGCAAATGCAGAGTCTGCGTAGGCGTGCCAAACGAAACCGAGCTTGATTACAACACCCCAGGTATCAAAATCGCAACCAAAATGCCAAATATCACGCGCGAATACTTCGCCACCAAAGCCGTCGCTACTCAGGTCATCAAACTATACGGCTCAATCGAGCTAGCTCCGATTATAGGGCTATCAGACGCTATCGTCGATGTGGTCGAAACAGGCGCTACGATGAAGCAAAACGGCCTTAAAGTCGCCGAGGTTATCATGCACAGCTCAGCGCACCTCATCGCCAACAAAAATAGCTTTGTCATCAAACGAGATGAAATTTTAGATTTGCGCGACAAAATTGCAAAAGAAATCGCAGGAAAATAA
- a CDS encoding OprD family outer membrane porin: MKLFKLSLAAALAAGAFATSASAVALEDAIKDVDVSGFAWMRVDSTKNDNKFAGEAGDKADAARRNDHRWRFKSVVNVNTKIDDNFFFVAGIRYAHDGDWAESKTTNADTTKFDLYQGYLGYKIGGTTVQLGRQKIGAFFTDDMYGDGLKVVNQDIEGLTLAALYMDALESDGDIAMNAEVATLAPDGKKLDQHNLWGVAAIGSYDPVSFQLWYASLEDVVDLFAVEAGLSFDVTEDINLGLTAQYAFSDFDGQYTSINGGGAVDDADYFGVEASADLFGFDASVGYVKYDTDAATHSRVSFEDDTSFLGAGEALIGYTDFAGDNWAWYATLGYTIPDTGLRLGVDYVGGEFNGLNGTDTDGWETVVRADYKYNKKLSFKTFWSHAELEKSGADGKDQEQDFIRFQARYAF, translated from the coding sequence ATGAAATTATTCAAACTTAGTTTAGCAGCTGCATTAGCAGCAGGTGCATTTGCTACATCAGCAAGTGCTGTGGCATTAGAAGATGCAATCAAAGATGTAGATGTAAGCGGTTTCGCTTGGATGCGTGTTGATAGCACTAAAAATGACAATAAATTTGCTGGCGAAGCTGGTGATAAAGCTGATGCTGCAAGACGCAATGATCACAGATGGAGATTCAAAAGCGTTGTTAATGTAAATACAAAAATCGATGACAACTTCTTCTTCGTGGCTGGTATCCGCTATGCTCACGATGGTGACTGGGCAGAAAGTAAAACAACTAATGCTGATACAACAAAATTTGATCTATACCAAGGATACCTAGGATATAAAATCGGTGGCACAACAGTTCAACTAGGTCGCCAAAAAATAGGCGCATTCTTCACAGACGATATGTATGGTGATGGTTTGAAAGTCGTCAATCAAGATATCGAGGGCTTGACTCTTGCAGCTCTATATATGGATGCATTAGAGAGCGATGGCGATATCGCTATGAATGCAGAAGTTGCAACACTTGCACCAGATGGTAAAAAGCTAGACCAACACAACCTATGGGGCGTAGCTGCTATCGGTTCTTATGATCCAGTATCTTTCCAACTATGGTATGCTAGCTTAGAGGATGTTGTTGATTTATTCGCAGTTGAAGCTGGTCTAAGCTTCGATGTTACAGAGGATATCAACCTAGGTTTGACAGCTCAATACGCTTTCTCTGATTTCGACGGACAATACACAAGCATTAACGGTGGCGGTGCTGTTGATGATGCTGATTACTTCGGCGTAGAGGCTAGCGCAGATTTGTTTGGTTTCGATGCAAGCGTTGGTTATGTTAAATATGACACAGATGCTGCTACACATTCAAGAGTATCATTTGAAGATGACACTTCTTTCCTTGGCGCAGGCGAAGCTTTAATCGGCTATACAGATTTCGCAGGTGACAACTGGGCATGGTATGCTACACTTGGCTACACTATTCCAGATACTGGTCTAAGACTAGGTGTTGATTATGTAGGTGGCGAATTTAATGGTCTTAACGGAACTGATACAGATGGCTGGGAAACAGTTGTAAGAGCTGATTACAAATACAACAAAAAACTTAGCTTCAAAACTTTCTGGTCACACGCTGAGCTAGAAAAAAGTGGCGCGGACGGCAAAGATCAAGAACAAGATTTTATCCGCTTCCAAGCTAGATACGCTTTCTAA
- a CDS encoding cytochrome c codes for MKILKLSFLACFCACALLGANEPEESYVFEAKGEFAKELKSLIEKHSKDENITVNVYKNDGSKGRVLNSIKHNPAAAKEEGAKIFAAKCASCHGSNGEKRAHGVSKKIKNLSAGEIAMAISDYGSDYEYGGKKAFLMNPIALSTTSTEIGYIIAFLKGDTSFLPGGSSSARGGNTDISTTPSEQGSYLK; via the coding sequence ATGAAGATTTTAAAACTTTCGTTTTTAGCATGTTTTTGCGCGTGTGCGCTTTTGGGGGCTAATGAGCCAGAAGAAAGCTATGTGTTTGAGGCAAAAGGCGAGTTCGCAAAAGAGCTAAAATCCCTCATCGAAAAGCATTCCAAAGACGAAAATATCACAGTCAATGTCTATAAAAACGACGGCTCAAAAGGTCGCGTGCTAAATAGTATTAAGCATAACCCTGCCGCTGCCAAAGAAGAGGGAGCTAAGATTTTCGCTGCTAAATGCGCCTCATGCCACGGCTCAAACGGCGAAAAGCGCGCTCACGGCGTATCTAAAAAAATCAAAAATCTATCCGCAGGCGAAATAGCTATGGCGATTAGCGACTACGGCTCAGATTATGAATATGGTGGCAAAAAAGCCTTTTTGATGAACCCTATCGCACTATCTACAACCTCGACAGAGATAGGCTATATCATCGCATTTTTGAAGGGCGACACTTCATTTTTGCCCGGCGGTTCAAGCTCTGCGCGTGGTGGCAATACCGATATTTCGACCACTCCAAGCGAGCAAGGCTCATATCTAAAATAA
- a CDS encoding DJ-1 family glyoxalase III yields MKVAVILANGFEEIEAISVVDLLRRAGIDAKFLGLEKKCVTGSHGVEIIADDLLVNLDINEYEMIVLPGGLPGAEHLAKSEKLGEILREFDKASKKIGAICAAPWALGTAGVLKDSYTCYPGFEGTVAHAGYTANANVIIDKNIITSRGPATAMEFALAIVRELKGEQAFSTLKSELLFN; encoded by the coding sequence ATGAAAGTAGCCGTTATTTTAGCTAATGGCTTCGAGGAAATCGAAGCAATAAGCGTGGTTGATTTGCTAAGACGAGCTGGGATTGACGCGAAATTTCTCGGTTTAGAGAAAAAATGCGTTACAGGTTCGCACGGCGTGGAAATCATCGCCGATGATTTGCTCGTAAATTTAGACATTAACGAATACGAAATGATAGTCTTGCCGGGCGGTTTGCCGGGTGCCGAGCATTTGGCAAAAAGCGAAAAACTAGGCGAAATTTTACGTGAATTTGACAAAGCCAGCAAAAAAATTGGCGCGATCTGCGCTGCACCTTGGGCTCTTGGCACAGCCGGTGTTTTAAAGGATAGCTACACCTGCTACCCGGGCTTCGAGGGCACGGTCGCGCACGCTGGCTACACCGCTAACGCAAATGTCATAATAGATAAAAATATCATTACCTCTCGTGGTCCAGCCACTGCAATGGAGTTCGCACTCGCAATCGTGCGCGAACTAAAAGGCGAGCAAGCTTTTAGCACACTAAAATCCGAGCTACTTTTTAACTAA
- the dnaE gene encoding DNA polymerase III subunit alpha — protein sequence MSEFTHLHLHTEYSLLDGANKVSELAKILAERGAKACAITDHGNMFGAIDFYQTMRKNGIKPIIGIEAYIHNHDDIGDKSDKNRFHLILLAKNEIGYKNLMYLSSQAFLNGFYYYPRINKKLLREHSEGLVCSSACLAGEVEFHLNLSERNLKRGAGGYEAAKKAAAEYKEIFGDDFYLEIMRHGIGEQLNVEKDLIRIARELDIKLIATNDAHYAYKERATAHDVYQCIAMGKTINDGDRLKHVVSEFYVKSDEEMQRLFADMPEVITNTQEIVEKCDLHFAFEEKGYAPTPPNFKFTLEYASKHGLSLPEPEARYSFANDDFLFDYLCREGLKERLKFIDEAKHQIYEERLNKELEIIKSMHFSGYMIIVQDFINWAKDHDIPVGPGRGSAAGSICAYALRITDLDPIPYNLLFERFLNPARISMPDIDVDFCQARRGEVIDYVIKQYGKYNVAQVATFGKLLARGVIRDVARVCDMPLSQADKMAKLIPEGPGVTLTGVGDPSSDKYKPGAYEQEPKIAELLQSDPTAAQVWEFALQLEGLNRNAGMHAAGVVISNEELWHKAPLFKQDKGDDARIVTQYMKNYLEDVDLIKFDFLGLKTLDVIDSALKLIKRRYDKDIIWEKIDFNDPATYKTIQSGNTLGIFQIEGAGMQDLAVNLKPDRFEDIIAMISLYRPGPMDLIPRFIDIKHGREEASYMFPQIKEILEPTYGIIVYQEQVMQLVQTIGGFSLGEADLVRRAMGKKDEKKLAHMREQYLEGAKTNGFDVAKANELFDMIMKFASYGFNKSHAAAYSMITFQTAYLKTYYPAEFMAGLLTSEEGNTDKVAKYIDEAKRLGIGLKQPSINQSLRGFSVIDDEASESGQSIIYGLGAIKGVGSAAIENILELQNERLFENIDDFATRVDNFKVNKKVIESLTYGGAMDCLGKTRLAIIQNMENILDVMKKITEIKKDAQSSLFGEDEEMTEGIKVSFVENAEEFAQSEILKFEQQTVGVYLSGHPLDDYKEQMSGIDYLLSSQFGEITGDNAEILSVGRIEDITTRITKTGKKMGILTILDLHGSYELAVFDNTLKTIENLSPAELEKPYAFMIKISKSAAGEGAYQVSFLSMLSLENAKDAGFRPRSGVFLQGNPLKVFESEISPIAHSKSSEFDEILQNDGSSMKLLCIGKIESVNSRTTKSGSQMANLTILDLSGSFEVAAFGDVCESVLALSDSDLERPLAFWVRLAKNTGTYGGKYQIYLDEILSLDEARNIENYAPSEAKAYGGSARKERRNFSDNGFEKGENAALVALQQSKKEREEQRKKAVDFEFEISASELNRDKIQKIYSLAFNDRDLKNSKRLILRVRFENEVLIYPTEYIVGDDFGEKVGEILAA from the coding sequence ATGAGCGAATTCACACATTTACACCTGCATACAGAATACTCATTGCTTGACGGGGCCAACAAAGTCAGCGAACTAGCCAAAATCCTAGCCGAGCGTGGCGCCAAAGCCTGCGCAATCACAGATCACGGCAATATGTTTGGGGCGATCGATTTTTACCAAACCATGCGCAAAAACGGCATAAAGCCGATAATCGGTATCGAAGCCTATATCCACAACCACGATGATATCGGAGATAAAAGCGACAAAAATCGCTTCCACCTAATTTTGCTAGCCAAAAACGAAATCGGTTACAAAAACCTAATGTATCTTAGCTCGCAAGCCTTTTTAAACGGATTTTACTACTACCCACGCATAAACAAAAAACTACTTCGCGAGCATAGCGAGGGGCTTGTTTGCTCATCTGCTTGTCTTGCGGGCGAGGTTGAGTTTCACCTAAATTTAAGCGAACGAAACCTAAAACGAGGCGCAGGCGGATACGAAGCCGCCAAAAAGGCCGCCGCAGAATACAAAGAGATTTTTGGCGATGATTTTTACCTAGAAATCATGCGACACGGTATCGGCGAGCAACTAAATGTCGAAAAAGATCTAATCCGCATAGCGCGCGAGCTTGATATCAAACTCATCGCCACAAACGACGCCCACTACGCCTACAAAGAGCGCGCCACAGCCCACGATGTGTATCAGTGCATAGCCATGGGCAAAACCATAAACGACGGAGATCGCCTAAAACATGTCGTAAGCGAATTTTATGTCAAATCAGATGAGGAAATGCAAAGGCTCTTTGCAGATATGCCAGAGGTCATCACAAATACGCAAGAAATAGTCGAAAAGTGCGATTTGCACTTTGCTTTCGAAGAAAAGGGCTACGCGCCCACACCGCCAAATTTCAAATTTACCCTCGAATACGCTAGCAAACACGGCCTAAGCCTGCCTGAGCCAGAGGCTAGATATAGCTTTGCCAATGATGATTTTTTGTTTGATTATCTATGCCGTGAGGGTTTGAAAGAGAGATTAAAATTTATTGATGAGGCAAAACACCAAATTTACGAAGAAAGATTAAACAAAGAGCTTGAAATCATAAAAAGCATGCACTTCTCAGGCTATATGATTATCGTGCAAGACTTCATCAACTGGGCCAAAGACCACGATATCCCAGTAGGACCCGGCCGTGGCTCTGCGGCTGGCTCGATTTGTGCGTATGCGCTTCGTATCACAGACCTAGATCCGATACCTTATAACCTGCTTTTCGAGCGATTCTTAAACCCTGCTCGTATCTCTATGCCAGATATTGATGTGGATTTTTGTCAAGCAAGGCGTGGCGAAGTAATTGATTATGTCATAAAGCAGTATGGCAAATACAATGTCGCCCAAGTAGCGACCTTTGGTAAATTGCTAGCTCGTGGCGTAATCCGTGATGTCGCCAGAGTATGTGATATGCCTCTCTCACAAGCTGACAAAATGGCAAAACTAATCCCAGAAGGTCCCGGCGTAACCCTAACTGGCGTCGGCGATCCAAGTAGTGATAAATACAAACCGGGTGCTTACGAGCAAGAGCCAAAAATCGCCGAGCTTTTGCAAAGCGACCCCACAGCCGCGCAGGTATGGGAGTTCGCGCTTCAATTAGAGGGCTTAAACCGCAACGCTGGCATGCACGCAGCAGGCGTGGTTATCTCAAACGAGGAGCTATGGCACAAGGCTCCACTTTTCAAGCAAGATAAAGGCGATGACGCGCGTATCGTCACGCAGTATATGAAAAACTACCTAGAAGATGTGGATCTCATCAAATTTGACTTTTTAGGGCTTAAAACTCTCGATGTCATCGACAGCGCGCTAAAACTCATAAAAAGGCGATATGATAAAGACATAATCTGGGAAAAAATAGATTTTAACGACCCTGCGACTTATAAAACAATCCAATCAGGCAACACGCTTGGAATTTTCCAAATCGAGGGCGCTGGCATGCAGGATTTAGCCGTAAATTTAAAGCCAGATAGATTTGAGGATATCATCGCGATGATTTCGCTATATCGCCCAGGTCCAATGGATCTAATCCCGCGCTTTATCGATATAAAACACGGACGCGAGGAAGCCTCGTATATGTTCCCGCAAATCAAGGAAATTTTAGAGCCGACTTATGGAATCATCGTCTATCAAGAGCAGGTCATGCAGCTAGTGCAAACTATCGGCGGATTTTCGCTTGGCGAAGCCGATTTGGTGCGTAGAGCCATGGGTAAAAAGGACGAAAAAAAGCTAGCTCACATGAGAGAGCAGTATTTAGAGGGTGCTAAGACAAACGGCTTTGATGTCGCTAAGGCAAACGAGCTATTTGATATGATTATGAAATTTGCCTCTTATGGATTTAACAAATCCCACGCGGCGGCTTATTCGATGATTACATTTCAAACAGCCTATCTTAAAACCTACTATCCAGCCGAATTTATGGCTGGTTTGCTCACATCAGAAGAGGGAAACACAGATAAAGTCGCCAAATACATAGACGAAGCCAAGCGCCTAGGAATCGGCCTTAAACAGCCCTCAATCAACCAAAGTTTGCGCGGATTTAGCGTAATCGACGACGAGGCAAGCGAATCAGGCCAGTCTATCATCTACGGACTTGGCGCGATTAAGGGCGTGGGTTCGGCTGCGATTGAAAATATCTTGGAGCTTCAAAACGAAAGGCTTTTTGAAAATATCGATGATTTTGCCACCAGAGTGGATAATTTCAAGGTCAATAAAAAGGTCATAGAGTCCCTAACCTACGGCGGCGCGATGGATTGTTTGGGTAAAACTAGGCTTGCGATTATCCAAAACATGGAAAATATCCTAGATGTGATGAAAAAAATCACAGAAATCAAAAAAGACGCTCAAAGCTCGCTATTTGGCGAAGATGAGGAGATGACCGAGGGGATAAAAGTAAGCTTCGTGGAAAATGCCGAGGAATTTGCGCAAAGTGAAATTTTAAAATTCGAGCAACAAACCGTGGGCGTGTATCTCTCAGGCCACCCGCTCGATGATTATAAAGAGCAAATGAGCGGTATAGATTACCTGCTCTCATCGCAATTTGGCGAGATTACGGGCGATAATGCCGAAATTTTAAGCGTTGGGCGGATTGAGGATATCACTACTCGTATCACAAAAACTGGCAAAAAAATGGGAATTTTGACCATTTTGGATTTGCACGGCTCGTATGAACTAGCCGTATTTGATAACACGCTAAAAACTATCGAAAATTTAAGCCCTGCTGAGCTTGAAAAACCATACGCTTTTATGATAAAAATCAGCAAAAGTGCCGCTGGCGAGGGAGCATATCAAGTTTCCTTCCTTTCAATGCTAAGCCTAGAAAACGCCAAAGACGCTGGGTTTAGACCGCGCTCTGGCGTATTTTTACAAGGAAATCCGCTCAAAGTTTTTGAAAGCGAAATTTCGCCTATCGCACACAGCAAATCGAGCGAATTTGATGAAATTTTGCAAAATGATGGCTCATCAATGAAGCTTTTGTGTATCGGCAAAATCGAAAGCGTAAATTCTCGCACCACAAAATCTGGCTCGCAAATGGCAAATTTAACCATACTCGATTTATCAGGAAGCTTCGAAGTCGCGGCATTTGGCGATGTGTGCGAAAGCGTGCTAGCCCTAAGCGATAGCGACCTAGAACGCCCGCTGGCATTTTGGGTAAGGCTTGCGAAAAACACAGGAACTTACGGCGGAAAATATCAAATTTACCTAGATGAAATTTTATCGCTCGATGAGGCGCGAAATATCGAAAACTACGCCCCTAGCGAAGCGAAGGCTTATGGCGGCTCTGCGCGCAAAGAGAGGCGAAATTTTAGCGATAATGGCTTTGAAAAGGGCGAAAACGCAGCACTTGTGGCCTTGCAACAAAGCAAAAAAGAGCGCGAAGAACAGCGCAAAAAGGCCGTGGATTTCGAGTTTGAAATAAGTGCTAGCGAGCTAAACCGCGACAAAATTCAAAAAATCTACTCCCTAGCCTTCAACGACAGGGATTTGAAAAACTCCAAACGGCTAATTTTGCGTGTGAGGTTTGAAAACGAGGTTTTGATCTATCCTACCGAATACATCGTCGGCGACGATTTTGGCGAGAAAGTGGGCGAAATTTTAGCTGCATGA
- a CDS encoding aspartate/glutamate racemase family protein: protein MRRVGVIGGMGPLASADLYLKTIELTGARSDQENIPLLIDSYPQIEDRTACIFGEGEDPTPKLIESATRLKNAGCEAFVMVCNTAHYFALRVLEAVDLPLIHIAKNAVSTIQTRYPNAKKIAVLATSGTKKARVYDEHLENAGLISVELGEENQAKLMDCIYKGVKAGKTAEYVELFKSVLDSIDADVYIAGCTEIPLFLPLIETDKVFLDATLELARAIVEFARS, encoded by the coding sequence ATGCGCAGAGTCGGAGTAATCGGCGGTATGGGACCGCTAGCAAGTGCTGATTTGTATCTAAAAACGATAGAATTAACGGGGGCTAGAAGCGATCAAGAAAATATCCCGCTTCTAATCGATAGCTATCCGCAAATCGAGGATAGGACGGCGTGCATTTTCGGCGAGGGCGAGGATCCTACGCCAAAGCTAATCGAAAGCGCAACTCGCCTTAAAAATGCAGGTTGCGAGGCGTTTGTCATGGTTTGCAATACAGCGCATTATTTCGCGCTAAGGGTTTTGGAGGCTGTGGATTTGCCGCTAATCCATATCGCAAAAAATGCAGTTAGCACGATACAAACCCGCTATCCAAATGCCAAAAAAATCGCAGTTTTAGCTACTTCTGGCACGAAAAAGGCTAGGGTGTATGATGAGCACTTAGAGAATGCTGGATTAATCAGCGTAGAGCTTGGCGAGGAAAATCAAGCTAAGTTAATGGATTGTATTTACAAAGGTGTGAAAGCCGGCAAAACCGCAGAATATGTGGAGCTTTTTAAAAGCGTGTTAGATAGCATTGACGCTGATGTTTATATCGCTGGCTGCACGGAGATTCCGCTGTTTTTGCCACTTATTGAGACGGATAAGGTTTTCCTTGACGCTACGCTTGAACTTGCGCGCGCGATTGTGGAATTTGCCCGTTCGTAG
- a CDS encoding dicarboxylate/amino acid:cation symporter → MSQSDANAPKKRGIFAWYFESSLLWRIMIALVLGSVLGIILPQNATVGDTTWVSILTPFGDLFVRMLKMIMVPVIVCSLIIGTSSIDPAHLGKVGVKTIIFYAITTLFAIAIGLACGLIFSPGSGLELDAAKAVEKSANAPAMSQILLNIIPTNPFEAIVKGEILPIIAFCIFVGIGLAYCKSSDDERIARSADTVYAFFDGMSEIMFKVIRWVMQYAPIGVFALMFVVFNKAGIGAISSLLTVTIALYVGLAVQVFAIYCVVCMLIGINPAKFLKKVRAPMLTAFVTRSSNGTLPITMRTADEEMGIPKSIYGFVLPVGATVNMNGTTVYLGVCTLFIANACGIDLTAQNYFTIIITSMLAAIGTAGVPGAGALMLLLILESVGISVTGTVAVAYGMILGIDAILDMGRTSMNVTGDVVASLYVAKTEGKLDASKWEN, encoded by the coding sequence ATGTCGCAAAGTGACGCTAATGCGCCTAAAAAGCGCGGTATATTTGCATGGTATTTTGAGTCAAGCCTACTTTGGCGCATAATGATTGCGCTTGTTTTGGGTTCGGTTTTGGGTATAATTTTACCGCAAAATGCCACCGTTGGCGATACCACTTGGGTATCGATTTTAACGCCGTTTGGTGATCTTTTTGTGCGAATGCTCAAAATGATTATGGTGCCTGTAATCGTCTGCTCGTTGATAATTGGCACAAGTTCGATTGATCCGGCTCACCTTGGTAAAGTTGGCGTCAAAACGATAATTTTCTACGCGATTACGACGCTGTTTGCGATCGCGATAGGTTTGGCGTGCGGATTGATTTTCAGCCCTGGTAGTGGGTTGGAGCTAGATGCTGCCAAAGCTGTGGAAAAGAGCGCAAACGCTCCTGCGATGAGCCAAATTCTGCTAAATATTATCCCTACAAATCCATTTGAAGCTATCGTTAAAGGCGAAATTTTGCCTATTATCGCATTTTGTATTTTTGTGGGAATTGGCCTAGCGTATTGCAAAAGTAGCGACGATGAGCGCATTGCGCGCAGTGCAGATACTGTGTATGCGTTTTTTGATGGTATGAGCGAGATTATGTTTAAGGTTATCCGCTGGGTTATGCAATATGCACCAATCGGCGTTTTTGCGTTAATGTTCGTTGTGTTTAACAAAGCTGGAATTGGCGCGATTAGCTCGCTTTTGACCGTTACGATTGCGCTATATGTGGGGCTTGCAGTGCAGGTGTTTGCGATATACTGCGTGGTTTGTATGCTAATTGGCATAAATCCTGCGAAATTCTTAAAAAAAGTCCGCGCGCCTATGCTTACGGCGTTTGTTACCAGAAGCTCGAACGGCACGCTTCCGATTACAATGAGGACGGCTGATGAGGAAATGGGAATTCCAAAATCAATCTACGGCTTTGTTTTGCCTGTGGGTGCGACTGTGAATATGAACGGAACGACCGTATATTTGGGCGTTTGCACGCTTTTTATCGCTAATGCGTGCGGTATCGACCTAACCGCTCAAAACTACTTTACGATTATTATCACTTCTATGCTAGCGGCTATCGGAACAGCCGGCGTGCCTGGTGCTGGCGCGCTAATGCTACTTTTGATACTAGAATCAGTAGGTATCAGCGTAACTGGAACCGTGGCAGTGGCTTATGGTATGATACTAGGCATTGACGCGATACTAGATATGGGGCGCACATCTATGAATGTTACAGGTGATGTCGTGGCTTCATTATATGTGGCTAAAACAGAGGGCAAACTAGATGCCTCAAAATGGGAGAATTAA